A stretch of Peteryoungia algae DNA encodes these proteins:
- a CDS encoding MarR family winged helix-turn-helix transcriptional regulator has product MQNEKDVWFHCNNSAIRRATRQLGQLYDDAIGDSGLKGTQFSLMSQIAVLGNPTQKALAESMVMDLSALGHTLKPLIRDGFVILVPDEKDGRARRVQLTEQGLRQRDEMLKAWREAQDRFDKAFGKERSEELRRTLAFIASPDFAKAFNSN; this is encoded by the coding sequence ATGCAAAACGAGAAGGATGTCTGGTTTCACTGCAACAATAGCGCGATCCGGCGCGCAACGCGCCAACTCGGCCAGCTCTATGACGATGCCATAGGAGATAGCGGCCTGAAGGGCACGCAATTCTCGCTGATGTCCCAGATTGCGGTGCTCGGCAATCCCACACAGAAGGCCCTGGCCGAGTCGATGGTCATGGACCTGTCTGCTCTCGGCCATACGCTGAAGCCGCTGATCCGCGACGGCTTCGTGATCCTCGTGCCGGACGAAAAGGATGGACGGGCCCGCCGCGTTCAACTGACCGAGCAAGGGCTACGCCAGCGCGACGAGATGCTCAAAGCCTGGCGTGAGGCACAAGACCGCTTCGACAAGGCCTTTGGCAAGGAGAGATCGGAGGAACTGCGGCGCACTCTGGCGTTCATCGCATCCCCGGATTTCGCGAAGGCCTTCAACTCCAACTGA
- a CDS encoding SDR family NAD(P)-dependent oxidoreductase — MSSTLGTALVTGASSGIGATYARKLAERGHDLLLVARDEERLAALAAELKDAHGIAADILKADLTLPADVKRVEERLRADQAISVLVNNAGIGPNGVLLDGDIDYLDRMIAINVTAANRLAVAAAQAFAQRGRGTIINIASVVALAPEIFNGTYSASKAFILALTQSLAHELRETPVRIQAVLPGLTRTEIFDRVGSSFDHIDPESVMDVEDLVRSALVGLDQGELVTVPSLEDASLLAQFGAARQNLGPHLSKRVPASRYTTKA, encoded by the coding sequence ATGTCCTCGACCCTTGGAACTGCCCTTGTCACCGGCGCCTCGTCGGGCATCGGCGCAACCTATGCCCGAAAGCTTGCAGAACGTGGTCATGACCTGCTGCTTGTTGCCCGCGACGAAGAGCGCCTGGCGGCTTTGGCCGCCGAACTTAAGGACGCGCATGGTATTGCCGCCGACATTCTCAAGGCCGACTTGACGCTTCCCGCCGACGTCAAGCGTGTCGAGGAGAGGCTGCGGGCCGATCAGGCGATCTCGGTCCTGGTCAACAATGCCGGCATCGGTCCGAACGGCGTTCTGCTGGACGGCGACATCGACTATCTCGATCGCATGATCGCCATCAACGTCACCGCCGCCAATCGGCTGGCCGTCGCGGCAGCCCAGGCGTTTGCCCAGAGAGGGCGGGGCACGATCATCAATATCGCCTCTGTCGTGGCCCTCGCGCCGGAGATCTTTAACGGGACTTACAGCGCCTCGAAAGCCTTCATCCTGGCGCTGACCCAGTCGCTGGCGCATGAATTGCGCGAGACCCCGGTACGGATCCAGGCTGTCCTGCCAGGTTTGACCCGCACGGAAATCTTCGATCGCGTCGGCTCGAGCTTTGACCACATCGATCCGGAAAGTGTCATGGATGTAGAGGATCTCGTCAGGTCCGCACTCGTGGGCCTCGATCAGGGAGAACTGGTGACTGTCCCGTCTCTGGAAGACGCCTCCCTGCTGGCTCAGTTTGGTGCGGCTCGACAAAACCTTGGCCCGCATCTGTCGAAGCGGGTCCCGGCATCGCGCTACACGACCAAAGCCTGA
- a CDS encoding glutathione S-transferase family protein produces the protein MTNNRPITLFYSPQTRATGARVLLEELKAPYELHVLNMKADEQRQPAYLAINPLGKVPAVRVGDTLVTEQGAIYLYLADLYPEAGLAPAIDDPERGAYVRWLFIYGNCFEPAVVDRHMKRDPASMNETPYASYDSLIDLVEETLKQGPYLLGERFTAADLLWGIALRWTTMFGLVETRPAFQAYMARIDGRASIQKVWAEDAAMVAMHEAAVKARELVG, from the coding sequence ATGACCAACAACCGGCCGATCACCCTCTTCTACTCGCCCCAGACCCGCGCCACCGGCGCGCGTGTGCTGCTGGAGGAGTTGAAGGCGCCTTACGAGCTGCATGTTCTCAATATGAAGGCGGATGAGCAGCGCCAGCCGGCCTATCTCGCGATCAACCCGCTTGGCAAGGTGCCGGCGGTGCGAGTCGGCGATACGCTGGTCACCGAGCAGGGCGCGATCTACCTCTATCTGGCGGATCTATACCCCGAGGCAGGCCTTGCCCCTGCCATCGACGATCCGGAGCGTGGAGCCTATGTTCGCTGGCTGTTCATCTATGGCAACTGCTTCGAGCCGGCGGTCGTCGATCGCCACATGAAGCGCGATCCGGCCTCGATGAATGAAACACCCTATGCCAGCTACGATTCCCTCATCGACCTGGTGGAGGAGACACTGAAGCAGGGACCCTATCTGCTCGGCGAGCGGTTCACTGCGGCCGATCTGCTCTGGGGTATTGCGCTCCGCTGGACGACGATGTTCGGCCTCGTCGAAACCCGCCCTGCCTTTCAGGCCTATATGGCGCGTATCGACGGTCGCGCGAGTATCCAGAAGGTCTGGGCCGAGGATGCCGCGATGGTCGCCATGCACGAAGCGGCCGTAAAGGCGAGAGAGCTTGTAGGCTGA
- a CDS encoding helix-turn-helix transcriptional regulator has product MRASRLINILTTLQAKGLVTAEALAAENDVSVRTIYRDIDALSLSGIPVYSERGSDGGYRLLDGYRVRLNGLTPAEAQAMFLSGIPGAAADLGLGSLMAGAQKKLTAALPEDLRESARRMQSKFHLDAPAWLAEGEQPAHLQAIADAVWNSKRIRMRYRSWKAEKNRVAEPLGIVMKGGAWYLVARVDGAARTYRISRVLDLLVTDERFDWPIEFDLAAYWRESTRRLERELYPDWATIRLSPWGLKEIGHMAPPYVRTNLEFIGEPDERGWRTLRLPVAHERMAVSEMLKLGTEVEVLDPPDLRLAMRQAVETLTARYTDASDLTSEGRAAPVRGNDRRP; this is encoded by the coding sequence ATGCGCGCGAGCCGGCTGATCAATATTCTGACGACGCTTCAGGCAAAGGGGCTGGTAACGGCCGAGGCGCTGGCCGCGGAAAACGATGTGTCGGTGCGCACCATCTATCGCGACATCGACGCCCTTTCGCTGTCGGGCATCCCGGTTTACAGCGAGCGCGGTTCCGACGGTGGCTACAGGTTGCTGGATGGATACCGGGTCCGGCTCAATGGCCTCACCCCCGCCGAAGCGCAGGCCATGTTTCTCTCCGGCATCCCTGGAGCTGCAGCCGATCTCGGCCTTGGTTCCCTGATGGCTGGCGCGCAGAAGAAGCTCACTGCCGCATTGCCCGAGGATCTGCGCGAAAGTGCCCGGCGCATGCAGTCGAAATTTCATCTCGATGCGCCCGCCTGGTTGGCTGAGGGCGAGCAGCCCGCCCACCTCCAGGCGATTGCGGATGCGGTCTGGAACTCCAAACGCATCCGAATGCGCTATCGCTCCTGGAAGGCGGAAAAGAACCGGGTCGCCGAACCGCTCGGCATCGTGATGAAGGGCGGCGCCTGGTATCTCGTCGCCCGCGTCGATGGCGCGGCGCGCACCTATCGCATCTCCCGCGTCCTCGATCTCCTCGTCACAGACGAACGTTTCGACTGGCCGATAGAGTTCGACCTTGCGGCCTATTGGCGCGAAAGCACGCGTCGGCTCGAACGCGAGCTTTACCCCGATTGGGCCACCATCAGGCTCTCCCCCTGGGGCTTGAAGGAAATCGGGCACATGGCGCCGCCTTATGTCCGAACCAATCTGGAATTCATCGGAGAACCTGACGAGCGCGGCTGGCGCACTCTCCGGCTACCCGTGGCGCATGAACGCATGGCCGTGTCTGAAATGCTCAAGCTTGGAACGGAGGTTGAGGTGCTCGACCCGCCAGACTTGCGTCTCGCCATGCGTCAGGCCGTCGAAACCCTGACGGCCCGCTACACGGACGCGTCCGACCTCACCAGCGAAGGTCGAGCCGCTCCAGTCCGTGGAAATGATAGACGTCCTTGA
- a CDS encoding cytochrome P450, which translates to MTQTSFLSIDPAMRRVSLNARDPGFYGNPNRTYAALHASCPTFYWEEQKQWFFTGYDHVNALLRDRRFGRQILHIATREELGMAEPAAHTRHFDKAEEHSLLEIEPPEHTRLRTLVNRAFVSRHVEKMTPEIEALANRLIDAFEKDGQTELLSSFADIIPVTMIARMIGIPETMGPQLLKWSHDYVGMYMFKRTRADEEAADRSAKEFADYVREVIAERRNEPRDDLLSHMIHTEHKGQFLTEDELISTTIVLLNAGHEATVHQIGNSVRVILESGIDPAVLFTDEKSTERTVEETLRIGAPVHIFQRWCLEPCEIDGVSFKRGDKVSLILAAANLDPQKFPDPLTFKPDRDEGANLSFGAGIHFCIGAPLARLELNIVLPLLFKRLPGLKIAETPAVKDVYHFHGLERLDLRW; encoded by the coding sequence ATGACACAGACCTCGTTCCTCTCCATCGATCCGGCCATGCGCCGGGTCTCGCTCAACGCCCGCGATCCCGGCTTCTACGGCAATCCGAACCGGACATATGCGGCGCTCCATGCAAGCTGTCCGACCTTTTACTGGGAGGAGCAGAAGCAGTGGTTCTTCACCGGATATGACCATGTGAACGCGCTTCTCCGCGATCGCCGCTTCGGCCGGCAAATCCTGCATATTGCGACGCGCGAGGAGCTTGGCATGGCCGAGCCCGCCGCACATACCCGACATTTCGACAAGGCCGAGGAACACTCGCTCCTGGAAATCGAACCGCCAGAGCACACGCGGCTGAGGACACTGGTCAACCGTGCCTTCGTCTCCCGTCACGTGGAGAAGATGACGCCCGAGATCGAGGCGCTGGCCAACCGCTTGATCGACGCCTTCGAGAAGGATGGCCAGACAGAGCTTCTTTCGAGCTTTGCCGATATCATTCCAGTGACGATGATTGCGCGGATGATCGGCATTCCCGAGACCATGGGACCTCAGCTCCTCAAATGGAGCCACGACTATGTCGGCATGTACATGTTCAAGCGGACCCGTGCGGACGAGGAAGCCGCAGATCGCTCCGCCAAGGAATTTGCGGACTATGTGCGTGAAGTCATCGCCGAGAGACGGAACGAGCCTCGCGACGATCTCCTGAGCCACATGATCCATACCGAGCACAAGGGGCAGTTTCTCACCGAGGACGAGCTGATCTCGACGACCATCGTGCTGTTGAATGCCGGCCACGAGGCCACTGTGCACCAGATCGGCAATTCGGTGCGGGTTATCCTCGAAAGCGGTATCGATCCGGCTGTGCTGTTCACCGACGAGAAGTCGACGGAACGGACCGTGGAAGAGACGCTCCGGATCGGTGCGCCGGTGCACATCTTCCAGCGCTGGTGCCTGGAGCCCTGCGAAATCGACGGCGTGTCCTTCAAGCGTGGGGACAAAGTGAGCCTGATCCTGGCTGCCGCCAATCTCGATCCGCAGAAATTTCCTGATCCGCTGACCTTCAAACCTGATCGCGACGAAGGGGCCAATCTCTCCTTCGGAGCCGGCATCCATTTCTGCATCGGCGCGCCGCTCGCCCGTCTCGAGCTCAATATCGTGTTGCCGCTGCTCTTCAAGCGGCTGCCGGGACTGAAGATCGCGGAGACGCCGGCGGTCAAGGACGTCTATCATTTCCACGGACTGGAGCGGCTCGACCTTCGCTGGTGA
- a CDS encoding GGDEF domain-containing protein, with translation MIDVKTAFFLWVIQANTLAILLIAIWLHARDQKHFLWFGIGFLFHANGLGMVGMRGQIPDFISIQVANTLSLVGFSFWAKGLAALDRRPGSLFFLLPPLLWIVGNFVPSIREDFAFRVSLYNAGASLGFAILAVIASRARFSTSRDRTLLTLLWGMQVIAGIGHIVVVLHLRPTSFADDFFGMWMGTFVVICFITSAVILAKITMDRSEEQLQALVRTDPLTGALNRRGFSEAYQRLAETSPLDMLGVLVFDLDHFKQINDRYGHTTGDRVLQEFAKVCRSLLPQRAVFARTGGEEFAAILAISEPRDAALFAETVRLAFADRSFPTSEAPISVTTSVGISVSPLHTANLDHLLSEADLALYTAKAQGRNRTSVRAGNRTVTVPPSREESPLEEVDRQADRHVAILNRISAVAHKLND, from the coding sequence GTGATTGACGTGAAGACCGCGTTTTTTCTCTGGGTGATCCAGGCCAACACGCTTGCGATTCTGCTGATTGCCATCTGGCTGCATGCACGCGATCAGAAGCATTTCCTCTGGTTCGGCATCGGCTTCCTATTCCATGCCAACGGTCTCGGCATGGTGGGGATGCGCGGGCAGATCCCCGATTTCATCTCGATCCAGGTGGCCAACACCCTTTCGTTGGTCGGCTTCAGCTTCTGGGCAAAGGGGCTAGCCGCCCTCGATCGCCGGCCGGGCTCGCTTTTTTTCCTGCTGCCGCCGCTCCTCTGGATCGTCGGCAACTTCGTTCCATCCATACGGGAAGACTTCGCCTTCCGGGTCTCGCTCTACAATGCAGGCGCCTCGCTCGGCTTTGCGATCCTGGCGGTGATTGCATCGCGCGCGCGCTTCAGCACGAGTCGCGACCGGACGCTTCTCACCCTTCTCTGGGGGATGCAGGTCATTGCCGGCATCGGCCACATCGTCGTTGTCCTGCATCTACGCCCGACGAGTTTCGCGGATGATTTCTTCGGGATGTGGATGGGCACGTTCGTTGTGATCTGCTTCATCACATCGGCCGTCATTCTCGCCAAGATCACGATGGACCGCTCGGAGGAACAGCTGCAGGCTCTGGTCCGGACAGATCCGCTCACCGGGGCGCTCAACCGGCGCGGCTTTTCCGAGGCCTATCAGAGGCTGGCGGAGACCTCCCCCCTCGACATGCTCGGGGTTCTGGTTTTCGACCTCGATCACTTCAAGCAGATCAATGATCGCTACGGCCACACGACCGGCGACAGGGTGCTGCAGGAATTTGCAAAGGTCTGCCGCTCGCTTCTGCCGCAGCGCGCCGTCTTCGCGCGCACCGGCGGCGAGGAGTTCGCCGCCATCCTGGCCATCTCTGAGCCGAGGGATGCGGCGCTCTTTGCCGAAACCGTACGGCTGGCATTCGCAGACCGCAGCTTTCCAACCAGTGAGGCACCCATCTCGGTCACCACGAGCGTGGGCATCTCGGTCAGCCCGCTCCATACGGCCAATCTGGATCATCTCCTGTCGGAGGCCGATCTTGCGCTCTACACGGCCAAGGCGCAGGGGCGAAACCGGACCTCGGTTCGCGCCGGCAACAGGACCGTCACCGTCCCGCCTTCCCGGGAAGAGAGCCCGCTGGAAGAGGTCGACCGCCAGGCTGATCGGCATGTGGCCATCCTCAATCGCATCTCCGCCGTTGCCCACAAGCTGAACGACTGA